A window of the Zeugodacus cucurbitae isolate PBARC_wt_2022May chromosome 4, idZeuCucr1.2, whole genome shotgun sequence genome harbors these coding sequences:
- the LOC105213004 gene encoding T-box protein 2, whose protein sequence is MLSMNEFVDMRMQQQIAHELYRQQIMQRIPDPFPPMLPFHMSHHILVPQRPSLPGVKAKLENNELWKQFHRIGTEMIITKSGRRMFPSMRVSVSGLEKEANYCVLLEMVPVGDCRFKFSGSHWIPAGGAEPQSPQRMFLHPDSPATGAHWQSQAIIFNKVKLTNNTLDNNGHIVLASMHKYQPRLHIIRTSDLTQLPWSPQQAFVFPETEFVAVTAYQNDRITKLKIDNNPFAKGFRETGQSRCKRKLNNLNTDEDDVEGNPSSLSKNPLASSEDDRISVSSGPMDSPPIKRCRSLDSYDDDTYTNSISSRSRDSISPYYDEAFYPTMTMYHREPLQHQTLNPPIDIAAATYLAAAANINSPMSSALNVMEPLLMDLPQNLKTQTHLPHSHLPNLHFQSASNFMPKVNVMTNPTAVTNTIQAPTAENSAILSETTSTHSEDEEEPKQTKRNNFSISAILAF, encoded by the exons ATGCTAAGCATGAATGAGTTCGTTGATATGAGAATGCAGCAACAGATCGCGCATGAATTATATAGGCAGCAAATTATGCAACGTATCCCGG acCCTTTTCCACCTATGCTCCCTTTCCATATGTCCCATCACATATTAGTTCCCCAACGCCCGTCATTGCCTGGTGTAAAAGCTAAATTGGAGAACAACGAACTATGGAAGCAGTTTCATAGAATCGGTACGGAGATGATCATTACAAAGAGCGGAAg ACGAATGTTTCCATCAATGCGTGTTTCAGTCTCCGGTCTCGAAAAGGAGGCAAATTATTGTGTTTTGCTGGAAATGGTTCCCGTAGGAGATTGTCGGTTTAAGTTTTCTGGTTCCCATTGGATACCAGCTGGCGGAGCCGAGCCTCAGAGCCCCCAACGAATGTTTCTGCATCCGGATAGCCCAGCTACTGGTGCTCATTGGCAATCCCAAGCGATCATTTTCAACAAAGTTAAACTCACCAATAATACATTGGACAACAATGGACAC ATTGTACTCGCCAGTATGCACAAATATCAACCTCGTTTGCACATCATCCGTACTTCAGATCTAACCCAGCTACCTTGGTCGCCACAGCAGGCCTTCGTTTTTCCCGAAACAGAATTCGTTGCAGTCACTGCTTATCAG AATGATCGAATTACGAAGTTAAAGATCGATAACAATCCCTTTGCGAAAGGATTTCGTGAAACGGGCCAGTCACGTTGCAAGCGCAAACTAAACAACTTGAATACCGATGAAGATGATGTAGAAGGAAATCCATCCAGTCTCAGTAAAAATCCGTTGGCGTCCAGCGAAGATGATCGTATCAGCGTTAGCAGTGGTCCAATGGACTCGCCCCCCATAAAACGCTGCCGTTCGCTCGACTCCTACGATGATGATACTTACACAAACTCTATCAGTTCACGTAGCCGTGATAGTATATCACCATATTACGATGAAGCTTTTTACCCGACAATGACAATGTACCATAGGGAACCTCTACAGCACCAAACCTTAAATCCACCAATTGATATTGCTGCTGCTACATATTTAGCAGCTGCAGCCAACATCAATTCACCAATGTCCTCAGCACTGAATGTAATGGAGCCGTTGTTAATGGATCtaccacaaaatttaaaaacccAGACACACTTGCCACATTCACATTTGCCAAATCTACATTTTCAATCCGCTAGCAATTTTATGCCGAAAGTTAACGTAATGACAAATCCTACTGCAGTGACGAATACAATTCAAGCACCAACTGCAGAGAACTCAGCAATATTATCCGAAACCACCAGCACCCATAGCGAAGACGAAGAAGAGCCGAAGCAAACGAAACGCAATAATTTTAGCATTTCAGCTATTTTggcattttaa
- the LOC105213005 gene encoding ankyrin repeat and MYND domain-containing protein 2: protein MMEPKSENQLDEVQRQIFERIAKNDVNGFKQLITQLKAGVDFVDDDGMTPLQHACCKGNKEAVQMLLDMGADINFNKHGADYTPLHFAALSGNTDVCRLILDAGINPNSLNSVSRTASQMAAFVGNHSCVETINNYVPRKTLEYYTRAQGQQKEPLIPPGMMDLFHQFVIEINLHPVRIALNLQSLGLLKHLEGLKKCLEYMCEKEMKKTNDVNELMAFKFHYLGWIVSELMRCEEQCKAQRKEKLSEVDAGKHDFVELFIKRVLKENKVGQLDYIEFTLRDCVREFPFRDCTVFRQVVSQLAAKDPQPALMVFRNAINGHRGFADDTSYCSSCGNEKPDKKCSKCKQVKYCDRECQRLHWFMHKKTCARPISNVTASTSTSTAKEAIDVTELHEELSKITTS, encoded by the exons ATGATGGAACCAAAAAGTGAAAATCAATTGGACGAAGTGCAAAGACAGATATTTGAGCGCATTGCCAAAAACGATGTAAATGGCTTCAAGCAGCTGATAACTCAACTGAAGGCGGGTGTCGACTTCGTAGACGATGATGGGATGACTCCGCTCCAACATGCTTGTTGCAAGGGTAATAAAGAAGCAGTACAAATGTTATTAGATATG GGTGCtgatattaatttcaataaacatGGCGCTGACTATACTCCGTTGCACTTCGCAGCTTTGTCAGGTAACACAGATGTGTGCCGGCTTATTCTAGATGCAGGCATAAATCCAAATAGTTTGAATAGCGTTTCACGGACAGCATCACAAATGGCAGCTTTTGTTGGTAATCACTCCTGCGTGGAAACGATTAACAATTATGTTCCCCGCAAGACATTAGAGTACTATACACGGGCTCAGGGACAGCAAAAAGAACCACTAATACCTCCAGGAATGATGGACTTGTTTCACCAATTTGTTATAGAAATTAATTTGCACCCCGTGCGCATCGCCCTTAATTTACAATCCTTGGGTTTGTTAAAACATTTAGAAGGTTTGAAGAAGTGTTTGGAGTATATGTGTGAAAAGGAAATGAAGAAAACCAATGATGTTAATGAACTCATGGCATTCAAGTTCCACTACCTCGGTTGGATTGTGTCAGAATTAATGCGCTGCGAGGAACAGTGTAAAGCCCAACGTAAGGAGAAGTTGTCTGAAGTGGATGCAGGAAAACACGATTTTGTTGAGTTATTTATAAAGCGTgtcttaaaagaaaacaaagttgGACAGCTGGATTACATAGAATTTACTCTACGTGATTGCGTGCGTGAGTTTCCGTTCAGGGATTGTACAGTGTTTCGTCAAGTTGTTTCCCAACTAGCGGCTAAAGACCCACAACCTGCACTAATGGTTTTTCGTAATGCTATTAATGGTCATCGTGGTTTTGCg GATGATACATCATATTGTAGTTCTTGTGGCAATGAAAAACCAGacaaaaagtgctcaaaatgtaaacaagtaaAATATTGTGATCGTGAATGTCAACGTTTGCACTGGTTTATGCACAAAAAGACTTGCGCTAGGCCTATCTCGAATGTCACGGCTTCGACCAGCACTTCAACCGCTAAGGAGGCAATAGATGTAACTGAACTACATGAAGAACTTTCTAAAATTACTACTAGCTAA